In Vespa velutina chromosome 1, iVesVel2.1, whole genome shotgun sequence, the following proteins share a genomic window:
- the LOC124949201 gene encoding RNA 3'-terminal phosphate cyclase-like protein, whose product MPAKVQNKVLIYEGCNYLRYRLLLSTLSGKPVRIINIRTKEDDPGLKEYEISFIRLLDKITNGTRVELNETGTSLYYNPGLLNGGELEHDCSLQRGIGYYLEAVIILGPFCKKPIDIKLRGVTSNTLDPSVDRIKAACIPLLKRFIVDTDIELTIKKRGMAPLGGGEIHFKCPLCRTLKSVQLQNSGMVKRIRGVSCSVRVSPAIANRMVESAKGVLLKFLPDIYIHTDHCRGAVSGKSPGFAISLTAETTNGIFLSGEACSPLMITGSLPCVPEDLGKEAAMMLLDEIYRNGCVDSPFQSMAAMFMVLGKKDVSKIVTGPLTQSMIQFLRDLRDFLGTVFKIEHIKEEDEIKEQVMLTCVGIGYTNLSKRTL is encoded by the exons atgcCGGCAAAAGTACAAAATAAGGTTTTAATATACGAAGgatgtaattatttaagatatcgtcttttattatcaacattGTCAGGAAAACCAgtacgtattattaatattagaacTAAAGAAGATGATCCTGGATTAAAAG AATATGAGATAAGCTTCATACGTTTATTGGATAAAATTACTAATGGTACTAGAGTAGAATTAAACGAAACGGGtacttctttatattataatcctGGTTTATTAAATGGCGGAGAGCTAGAACATGATTGCAGCTTGCAGCGTGGAATTGGATATTATTTAGAAGCTGTCATTATTTTAGGACCTTTTTGTAAAAAACCTATTGATATCAAACTTAGAGGAGTCACGAGTAATACATTGg aTCCATCTGTGGATAGAATTAAAGCAGCATGTATACCAttgttaaaaagatttatagtAGATACAGATATTGAACTTACtattaaaaagagaggaatGGCACCGTTAGGAGGTGGAGAAATACATTTCAAATGTCCACTTTGTCGTACTCTCAAATCTGTAcag cTTCAAAATAGTGGTATGGTAAAACGTATTAGAGGAGTTTCTTGTAGCGTACGTGTTTCACCAGCAATTGCCAATCGTATGGTTGAATCAGCCAAAGGcgtattgttaaaatttttaccagatatatacatacatacggaTCACTGTAGAGGTGCAGTTAGTGGCAAATCACCAg GTTTTGCAATAAGTTTGACAGCTGAAACAACCAATGGTATTTTTCTCAGTGGAGAAGCTTGTTCACCTTTAATGATAACAGGTTCTTTACCTTGTGTACCAGAAGATCTTGGAAAAGAAGCAGCTATGATGTTACTTGATGAAATTTAtcg AAATGGATGTGTGGATTCTCCATTTCAAAGTATGGCAGCAATGTTTATGGTACTTGGTAAAAAGGATGTGTCCAAAATTGTAACAGGGCCTTTAACCCAATCAAT gATACAATTTTTAAGAGATTTACGAGATTTTCTCGGTACAGTTTTTAAAATTGAGcatattaaagaagaagatgaaataaaGGAGCAAGTAATGTTGACTTGTGTTGGTATAGGTTATACTAATTTGAGTAAACGtactttgtaa
- the LOC124949208 gene encoding glyoxal reductase isoform X1 — translation MSIVNECIQLSSGYSMPLIGIGTYKIHGKETIYEVIDESLKVGFKSIDTAVVYRNEEDIGDALKELLPKYNLKREDIFITTKLAPNENGDPEGIQRSILKSLKSLGLSYIDLYLIHWPGAARIPESSQQNKDLRDCTWEKLVELHKQGLIRSIGVSNYTVDHLKQLLNNYYGVKPTVNQVECHPHYRQEELIKFCNAEGIHIQAYSSLGTSINTNLLKDPVVNDIASKLNVSPARLLLKWALQQGIGVIPKAVKKEHIRDNINLNFIIDAKQMKILSNLPQIKYAWDPKNVY, via the exons ATGAGTATTGTAAATGAATGTATTCAACTTTCAAGTGGTTATAGTATGCCACTTATTGGAA TTGGAACTTATAAAATACATGGCAAAGAAACTATTTATGAGGTAATCGATGAAAGCTTGAAAGTAGGTTTTAAATCGATTG ATACAGCAGTAGTATATAGAAATGAGGAAGATATTGGTGATGCTTTAAAGGAATTATTGCCCAAATATAATcttaaaagagaagatatcTTTATCACTACTAAATTAG caCCTAATGAAAATGGAGATCCGGAAGGTATACAAAGATCCATTTTAAAATCTCTCAAATCTCTTGGTCTTtcttatattgatttatatttgatacatTGGCCTGGAGCTGCACGTATTCCTGAAAGTTCTcaacaaaataaagatttgCGTGATTGTACCTGGGAAAAACTAGTAGAACTACATAAACAAGGTTTAATAAGATCTATTGGTGTTTCTAATTATACTGTAGATCATTTAAAACAATTactgaataattattatggtgTAAAACCTACAGTTAATCAA GTAGAATGTCACCCACATTATCGTcaagaagaattaattaaattttgtaatgcGGAAGGAATACATATACAAGCATATTCCTCTTTAGGTACAAGTATCAATACAAATCTTCTTAAAGATCCTGTTGTTAATGATATTGCTTCAAAACTTAATGTATCTCCAGCaagattattattgaaatggGCTTTACAACAAGGCATTG GTGTCATTCCTAAGgctgtaaaaaaagaacatatacgagataatataaatttaaattttattattgatgcaaaacaaatgaaaattttatcaaatctcCCACAAATTAAATATGCATGGGATccaaaaaatgtttattaa
- the LOC124949194 gene encoding tRNA-specific adenosine deaminase 1 — MNDFPNKVAKLCIEKYNGLKKGGKPTDNEWTILSGILLKTECESLSVVSLATGTKCLGESELVKTAPHERGSRLSDSHAEILARRAFLRYLYDQIDIVLNGFKSNILFLNKENKLEMYPSISFHFFSSQSPCGDCSILPKDDINEKECPTKIRKTMHDDKEKMTLELSVSETNTDIHRTGAKCLKTEQHQDPKLPGANYHITGPLRTKPGRGDPTLSLSCSDKMAKWNIIGIQGSLLSLLISRIKLESITIGKGCPFSLEAMERGLSKRFSNKLHIPKIFQADIAFAQRKEGKRINPCPSSIIWCAVRNSDLEIAVQGRKQGVTKKKKGHNLLISRRALLETCLKICDKYKNIKTDIFHPKKITYYDCKQLSVQYQNTWNQLKRELFISWPDKPLYLQDFIL; from the exons ATGAACGATTTTCCGAATAAAGTAGCAAAACtttgtattgaaaaatataatggattaaaaaaaggTGGGAAACCAACAGATAACGAATGGACGATATTGTCAGGAATCCTTTTGAAAACAGAATGTGAATCTTTATCTGTAGTATCACTTGCTACAGGTACAAAGTGTTTAGGAGAGTCTGAATTGGTTAAAACTGCTCCGCACGAAAGAGGTTCTAGATTGAGTGATTCTCATGCAGAAATACTCGCAAGACGTGCCTTTTTACGTTATTTGTACGATCAAATAGATATTGTATTAAATGgttttaaaagtaatattttattcctaaacaaagagaataaattagaaatgtaTCCTAGcatatcatttcattttttctccaGTCAAAGTCCTTGTGGAGATTGTTCTATACTTCCTAAGGATGAcataaacgagaaagaatgtcctacaaaaattagaaagacAATGcatgatgataaagaaaagatgacaTTAGAATTATCTGTTAGTGAAACAAATACAGACATACATAGAACAGGAgcaaaatgtttaaaaactGAACAACATCAAGATCCCAAGTTACCAGGAGCTAATTATCATATAACTGGTCCATTACGAACAAAACCTGGTAGAGGAGATCCCACATTAAGTTTATCGTGTTCAGATAAAATGGCAAA ATGGAATATTATTGGAATACAAGGTTCacttttatcattgttaatttCAAGAATAAAATTGGAAAGTATTACTATTGGTAAGGGCTGCCCTTTCTCACTAGAAGCCATGGAACGTGGTTTATCTAAAAGATTTagtaataaattacatattccTAAAATCTTTCAAGCAGACATTGCTTTTGCtcagagaaaagaaggaaaaagaataaatccaTGTCCATCAAGTATCATATGGTGTGCTGTGAGAAACag TGATTTAGAAATAGCGGTACAAGGCAGAAAGCAAGGAgtaactaaaaaaaagaagggccATAACTTACTTATTAGTAGACGTGCTCTTCTAGAAAcatgtttaaaaatttgtgataagtataaaaatattaaaacggaTATATTCCATCCaaagaaaattacatattATGATTGCAAGCAATTGTCTGTTCAATATCAAAATACTTGGAACCAATTGAAGAGagaattgtttatttcttGGCCAGATAAACCATTGTACTTgcaagattttatattataa
- the LOC124949208 gene encoding NADPH-dependent aldo-keto reductase, chloroplastic isoform X2 produces the protein MTVWSPYLKPVAFGTYKIHGKETIYEVIDESLKVGFKSIDTAVVYRNEEDIGDALKELLPKYNLKREDIFITTKLAPNENGDPEGIQRSILKSLKSLGLSYIDLYLIHWPGAARIPESSQQNKDLRDCTWEKLVELHKQGLIRSIGVSNYTVDHLKQLLNNYYGVKPTVNQVECHPHYRQEELIKFCNAEGIHIQAYSSLGTSINTNLLKDPVVNDIASKLNVSPARLLLKWALQQGIGVIPKAVKKEHIRDNINLNFIIDAKQMKILSNLPQIKYAWDPKNVY, from the exons ACCAGTTgcat TTGGAACTTATAAAATACATGGCAAAGAAACTATTTATGAGGTAATCGATGAAAGCTTGAAAGTAGGTTTTAAATCGATTG ATACAGCAGTAGTATATAGAAATGAGGAAGATATTGGTGATGCTTTAAAGGAATTATTGCCCAAATATAATcttaaaagagaagatatcTTTATCACTACTAAATTAG caCCTAATGAAAATGGAGATCCGGAAGGTATACAAAGATCCATTTTAAAATCTCTCAAATCTCTTGGTCTTtcttatattgatttatatttgatacatTGGCCTGGAGCTGCACGTATTCCTGAAAGTTCTcaacaaaataaagatttgCGTGATTGTACCTGGGAAAAACTAGTAGAACTACATAAACAAGGTTTAATAAGATCTATTGGTGTTTCTAATTATACTGTAGATCATTTAAAACAATTactgaataattattatggtgTAAAACCTACAGTTAATCAA GTAGAATGTCACCCACATTATCGTcaagaagaattaattaaattttgtaatgcGGAAGGAATACATATACAAGCATATTCCTCTTTAGGTACAAGTATCAATACAAATCTTCTTAAAGATCCTGTTGTTAATGATATTGCTTCAAAACTTAATGTATCTCCAGCaagattattattgaaatggGCTTTACAACAAGGCATTG GTGTCATTCCTAAGgctgtaaaaaaagaacatatacgagataatataaatttaaattttattattgatgcaaaacaaatgaaaattttatcaaatctcCCACAAATTAAATATGCATGGGATccaaaaaatgtttattaa